The genomic stretch GCGCCGCCGTCACCTCGAAGCCCGCCCGGCCCAGCGCCGCCCGCAGCTCCTCGACGGAGTAGAAGCGGGCGCCGCGGTAGAAGGGGTCGTCCGCCCTGCGCGCCTCGTAGAGCCGGCCCAGCGGGCTGAGCCGGTCGACGAAACCGACCACCAGGGCGCCCCCCGCCCGCAGAACGCGGCGTGCCTCGCCGAGGCTCCGGTCCAGGTCGGCGACGAAGCAGACGGTGGTCACCATCAACACCCCGTCCCAGGAAGCCTCCCCG from Bacillota bacterium encodes the following:
- a CDS encoding class I SAM-dependent methyltransferase; this encodes MAAESPFDLLDDRYEAWFERHPLAYAAELEAVRQLLGPGRWLEVGVGSGRFAAPLGVRDGVDPSPAMRRRALARGVRAAEGVAEELPYGEASWDGVLMVTTVCFVADLDRSLGEARRVLRAGGALVVGFVDRLSPLGRLYEARRADDPFYRGARFYSVEELRAALGRAGFEVTAA